The following proteins are encoded in a genomic region of Arachis stenosperma cultivar V10309 chromosome 4, arast.V10309.gnm1.PFL2, whole genome shotgun sequence:
- the LOC130974031 gene encoding tRNase Z TRZ1-like, with product MEPKNEQPNSSKKAKDLNIEGYPVGGLSIGGHETCIIFPTLKVAFDIGRCPPRAVSQDFLLISHAHMDHIGGLPMYVATRGLYRMKPPTIIVPISVKEDVEKLFEVHRKMDHSELKHNLIGLDVGEEFYLRKDLKVKAFRTYHVISSQGYILYYVRQKLKPEYIGLSGNEIKNLKSSGVEITYTLTEPEIAFTGDTMSDFIVDESNTDVLRARILVIECTFVNNSITVEHAKDYGHTHLSEIIGYAERFKNRAILLIHFSARYTVEEIEEAVTGLPPPLAGRTFALTEGF from the exons ATGGAGCCAAAAAATGAGCAGCCAAATTCTTCAAAGAAAGCAAAGGATCTGAATATTGAGGGATACCCAGTTGGGGGTCTGTCCATTGGAGGCCATGAAACTTGCATCATATTTCCCACTCTTAAAGTAGCTTTCGACATCGGTCGCTGCCCACCTCGCGCCGTTTCCCAAGACTTTCTGTTGATCTCCCATGCGCACATGGATCACATA GGAGGACTACCGATGTATGTTGCCACACGTGGCCTGTACCGTATGAAGCCACCAACAATTATTGTACCAATTTCAGTAAAAGAGGATGTAGAGAAACTCTTTGAAGTCCATAGGAAAATGGACCATTCAGAGCTCAAGCACAACTTGATTGGGTTAGATGTAG GAGAGGAGTTTTATTTGAGAAAAGATCTTAAAGTAAAAGCATTTCGGACTTACCATGTTATATCCAGCCAG GGTTATATACTGTACTATGTAAGGCAGAAACTTAAACCAGAGTACATTGGTCTTTCCGGAAATGAAATCAAGAATTTGAAGTCTTCGGGTGTGGAG ATAACATACACTTTGACAGAACCTGAGATCGCATTCACGGGAGACACCATGTCAGATTTCATAGTTGATGAAAGTAACACTGATGTTTTGCGGGCTAGAATTCTTGTCATAGAG TGTACCTTCGTGAACAATTCAATCACTGTGGAGCATGCCAAAGATTATGGACACACGCATCTGTCTGAG ATAATTGGTTATGCCGAACGGTTTAAGAACAGAGCAATCCTCTTGATTCACTTTTCAGCACGTTACACCGTGGAG GAAATTGAAGAAGCTGTAACTGGTTTGCCACCTCCTCTAGCTGGTCGAACTTTTGCACTTACCGAAGGTTTCTGA